The Fusobacterium sp. genome contains the following window.
ATGTAGATTTATACTGTGCCATAATGATGGCAATATAGTAGGCTGGGCAGCACTTAGTCCTACTTCCAGCAGAATAGACTACTGTGGGGTAACTGAAGTGAGTATATATATTGATAAAGTTCATCAAGGAAAGAAATTTGGTGAGTTTCTTTTAAACAAAATAAAAGAAGAAGCTGAAAAAAATGGAATATGGACTCTACAGTCTTCAATATTCCAGATTAATGAAGCAAGTTTAAAAGTTCATAAAAAATGTGGATTTCGTGAAGTAGGTTATAGAGAAAAAATAGCAAAAGATAGAAATAATATTTGGCAAAATACAGTATTAATGGAATATAGAAGTAAAAAAATATATTAAATTATATGTATAGAAACAATAATAGAGAATAAAATAAATTTTTGCAAAATTTTGGGGGTAAATATGGCACAAAATGATTTATTTATAAAAATGACAGAAACAAAAATATCAAAATTAATACCCCAATTAGCTATACCTACTATAATAAGCATGTTAGTAACTTCTATTTATAATATGGCAGACACATTTTTTGTAAGTCAAATAGGAACATCAGCATCAGCAGCAGTGGGAATAAATTTTTCTGTAATGGCAATGATTCAGGCTATTGGATTTACTTTGGGAATGGGAAGTGGAAATTATATATCCAGAAGTCTTGGAAGACAGGATAGAGAAGGAGCTCACGAAGCAGCAGCTACAGCATTTTTTACTGCTTTAATACTGGGAGTTTTTTTAGCTATTTTTGGATTGTTATTTTTGGATAAATTTGTTAGAATGCTTGGAGCTACAGAAACAATTGCTCCTTTTGCAAAAGATTATGCAAAATATATTCTTATAGCCACACCATATATGTGTTGTTCTTTTGTCTTAAATAATATAATACGTTCTCAAGGAAATGCTTTTTATTCAATGATAGGGATAGGAACTGGAGGAATTCTTAATATAGTTTTAGATCCAATCTTTATATTTACATTAAATTTAGGAATATCTGGTGCAGCTTTAGCTACTATAATAAGCCAATTTATAAGTTTTTCAATATTAATGTATATGTGCAATAAAAACAAAGAGCATGTTACAATAAAATTAAGCAGTTTTAAATTTAGATTTACTATGTATAAAGAAATATTTCGTGCAGGTTTTCCAACTCTTTCAAGACAGGGACTTGCAAGTATGGCAGCTGTAGCATTAAATGTGTGTGCTTCCCCATTTGGAGATGCAGCAATTGCAGCAATGTCAATAGTATCAAGAATAATGATGTTTGTTAACTCAAGTTTGATAGGATTTGGGCAGGGATTTCAACCAGTATGTGGATTCAACTATGGAGCTAAAAGATACGATAGAGTATTGGAAGCTTACTATTTTTGCTTAAAGGTAGCAGTAATTCTTCTAACAATATTGGGAACTGTTTGTTTTATATTTGCTCCAGAAATATTAGCTTTATTTCGTAAAACAGATCTTGAAGTTATAGAAATAGGTGCTCTTGCACTAAGATTTCAATGCATGACTCTTCCAATACAAGCATGTATAATAATGGCAAATATGCTTACACAATCTATTGGGTATGGTTTTATGGCTACTCTTGTAGCAATGGGAAGACAGGGGATATTTCTCATTCCTGTACTGTTTATATTTCCTAAACTGGGAGGAATAAGAGGATTACAGTTATGCCAGCCTTTTGCTGATATATGTACTTTTATATTGGGAACTGTAATAGTATTAAAAGTAATTAAAGATTTAAAATGTCGTATGAATAAACAAGAAGAAACATAAAAATTAATTATATAGTAAAGGAAGGTAGATTTACCTCCTTTTTATAATTACAGCAGATAATTTATATGTATTATTTATACTATTCTGCATTAGAAAAGTAAAAAATATCAATTTTTTATTTTTTTAAATATTATTATATACTTTAATTTATATAAAATATAGACTTTTAAATTCAAATAGTGTATATTTAAATGGTAGATATTTTCTTTTTGATATAGAAAAGTAAAAAAGTATAAATTAATGGGGAGGAAGTTATGTTTTTAGGGGTAGGAGTTACTTTAATTATTTTTTTGATAATTATATTATTAGGGGGAGCAGTTCTTATATATAGAAAATGTCCTAATGATGTTATTTTAGTCAAATATGGGCTTGGTGGAAATAAAATAATAACATCAAATGGTACTTTTATATTACCAATAGTGCAAGGATGCAGAAAGCTTAATTTGAAACCTATGAATATAGATATAGATTTGAGAGAAGACTCAAATGTTGTATCTAATGATAAAATTAGGGTAGTAGTAGAGGCAGATGCCACTTTTGCCATATCTAGTTCACCAGAAGAAAGAGTTATAGCTTCTCATAGATTATTAAGTTTTAATGATAACGAGATATGTGCATT
Protein-coding sequences here:
- a CDS encoding N-acetyltransferase family protein, which produces MEYFIREMKNTDWKDVVRIYEQGIKSGISTFRKDLPDQESWENSHLEVCRFILCHNDGNIVGWAALSPTSSRIDYCGVTEVSIYIDKVHQGKKFGEFLLNKIKEEAEKNGIWTLQSSIFQINEASLKVHKKCGFREVGYREKIAKDRNNIWQNTVLMEYRSKKIY
- a CDS encoding MATE family efflux transporter; translated protein: MAQNDLFIKMTETKISKLIPQLAIPTIISMLVTSIYNMADTFFVSQIGTSASAAVGINFSVMAMIQAIGFTLGMGSGNYISRSLGRQDREGAHEAAATAFFTALILGVFLAIFGLLFLDKFVRMLGATETIAPFAKDYAKYILIATPYMCCSFVLNNIIRSQGNAFYSMIGIGTGGILNIVLDPIFIFTLNLGISGAALATIISQFISFSILMYMCNKNKEHVTIKLSSFKFRFTMYKEIFRAGFPTLSRQGLASMAAVALNVCASPFGDAAIAAMSIVSRIMMFVNSSLIGFGQGFQPVCGFNYGAKRYDRVLEAYYFCLKVAVILLTILGTVCFIFAPEILALFRKTDLEVIEIGALALRFQCMTLPIQACIIMANMLTQSIGYGFMATLVAMGRQGIFLIPVLFIFPKLGGIRGLQLCQPFADICTFILGTVIVLKVIKDLKCRMNKQEET